DNA sequence from the Acanthochromis polyacanthus isolate Apoly-LR-REF ecotype Palm Island chromosome 5, KAUST_Apoly_ChrSc, whole genome shotgun sequence genome:
tccggaggacgagccgtaggctggacaggccggggatggacagggcggagggtccgctccggaggacggaccgtaggctggacaggccggggatggacagggcggagggtccgctccggaggacggaccgtaggctggacaggccggggatgagtgggccggagggACCGCTCCGGGGGACGGCCCGAAGGCGGGACAGGCCGAGACCGGACCGGGCGGAGGGCCCGCTTCAGAGGGTGGCCTGGAGGCCGGACGGGCCAGGACTTGACAGACAGGGTGGATCGTTCGgggggacggcccgggggcgGTAAAGCCGGTATAGACTGCTCCAGAGGACGGTCCTGGGGAttgacagacaggcggggccgctccggcggacggcccgggggccggacagacaggcggggccgctccggcggacggcccgggggccggacagacaggcggggccgctccggcggacggctccggggccggacagggcagaggggccgctccggcggacagCCCGGGGggcggacagggcagaggggccgggCTGGAGGCAGAGCCAGGTCCgatgggtcctccgggggcaggACCGAACACTGggccaggggcccctccgggggcggcgcaggatccaggggcccctccgggggcggcgcaggatccaggggcccctccgggggcggcgcaggatggGAGGCGCAAAGCCTCTTCCTGGACTCGGGGAAGACCTTAGTCCCTTTTAAGGTTGCTGAGGttccagggagcggaggcggggcgtcgacggcctccgcgggaactgggggcggagcgtcgtcgacctccgcgggaactgggggcggagcgtcatcgacctccgcgggaactgggggcggagcgtcatcgacctccgcgggaactgggggcggagcgtcgtcgacctccacgggaactgggggcggagcgtcgtcgaccaccgcggggactggagccGGGGGGCCACGGTGCCTCCTGGCCTCGCGTCTTCGACGGCCAGGCCGCTTGGCAGGTGGTTCTATGGGCGGCAGGGAGACAGGGCCCGGTTGGCTGCCAGGGGAGCCAGTAGGCGGGTCGCTCAGAGGAGCACTCAAGAAGTCACGGATGTAAGCAGGTAAGTGGTTGGCTAATCCGGGTCGCTGGCCTGCTAGCTTGCGGCCCAGGGTTATGCTTGCGTCTTGGGGATCCTCCCTCCACTTTTCCCACAACTCGTATAGCGCGTTGAAATAAACGCTGTGCTCAtcgcaggaggagaagatgtcccAGGGCGTGTCTTGGGTTTGGGTCTGATTGTGAGGAACGGAGGTCCGGTTGAAGGTCTGATTCTGGGAAacaggagacaggaggatggaCGACATGTGGACAACGGGTGGAGGGTCAAAGAGGGGCCTTGATGGGGCAAGATCCCGGGAGCCACGGCACCTCCTGGTGTGGTGTCCTTGGCGGCCAGGTCGCTCAATGGCCGGCTCCACGGTTGGCGGGGACTGGGTGTCTCCTTTCCGGGGGACACGCTGCTTCTTAGATGGTGGTTTGAAGGCTAGTCGGGTTCcccagaagggagaggaggTGTCATAGGTTAGGGTCTGGGTGTTGGCTGGGTCTGGGGCTGGTGAGGGGGAAGATGGCGCAGGCAGGGCTGAAGATGAGAAAATTTGAGCGAGCAGGGCGATGTTTTGGCTCAATTGTGCCTTAATGGCGGCAACATCCTGAAAGGCTTGGTTGTATTGAACCAACAGGGCTGGATCAGGAGCTACCTGGGATACCTGGCCGGTTAAAACAGTGAGTTGACTGAGCACCTTCTGGTAATTGACCGTGAGTTGACGGAGGGTTTGGTGGACTTGCCTGATATCGGGTGGAGTGAGCCGGTCCGGCCTTGGCGGTGAGTTCTCCGGGTCCATGTATGGCCAGAGCGTTCTGTCATACAACGAGcgggttggacccgagcagagagccacgcatccaagacctgaggagatgtagaatgatttattggaggggatgaataatggtGGATGGGGAAAGCCAGGGAGCAGGAGcaggggggttccaggcaggagtggggggtccaggcaggagtggggggtccaggcaggagtggagggtccaggcaggagtgggggtccaggcaggagtaacCGGTGACGACTGTCGGGGGGAAGCCGGAGGGGAATGAGGATggcgggggatcccggacagcagAACTGAGGACGAGGAGCAGGAAAAAACAACGTTAGAAAACAGGCAGAAACTCAAGCGGATTTGTTAAAAGGGCTCgagagcaaactgaactgcatggttcttgtttaacgctctggcagggagtggaaggctgagccggtctttattgcagaggtgagtcgttagtgaatgatcgtcagctgtccgggagccgtgcaggtagttgattacctgagtggagtcagctgagaagctagactccactcaggcaccgagctgtagggggagagacagggcagaggagcggatgggagacaaccagacaaacagggcagaggagcggatgggagacaaccagacaaacagggcagaggagcggacgggagacaaccagacagagacagggcagaggagaggatgggagacaaccagacagagacagggcagaggagcggacgggagacaaccagacagagacagggcagaggagaggacgggagacaaccagacagagacagagacagggcagaggagaggacgggagacaaccagacagagacagggcagaggagaggacgggagacaaccagacagacagacaggacagaggagcggaactgtgacaAGTAGCACTTTTGCGCCGGTGGGAGGGTGCGCAGCAGATTGTGCAGAGTCCTGTTGAACCTTTCGCACTGACCGTTGCCCTGGGGATGGTAAGGAGTAGTACAAGTCTTCTCTACCCCGTACAGTTCACACAGCTGCTGGACTAGGGCGCTTTCAAAGTTCCTCCCCTGGTCTGAATGGAGCCTCGCTGGAACCCCATAACGGTAGAACCACTCCTGCACCAGTACTCGGGCTACTGTAGAAGCCCTCTGGTCCTTAGTAGGTACAGTCTGTGTAAATTTTGAGAAGACATCAGTCATTAAGATGTTCTCCTTACCATCCCGGGAAGGATCCAGCAGGGTGAAGTCAATGGCTAGGATTTGGTTTGGCGCTGCAGCCAGCAGATGACCCATGGGAGCTCGGACCTGGGGTTGGGTGGACTTCGCCAGATTACAGCGTTCACATTTGCCACACCATTCATGAATGTCCTTACTCATCCCTGGCCAGTAGCACCTCTGCCTCACCAGCTCAGTGGTCCGCTCTACCCCTTGATGGCCATGGTTCTGATGGAGCTCATTCATCACCTCCTCTTTGAGGCTCTCCGGCAACAGAAGCTGGTAAACTTCCTCCCCTCCATCTGGACGGAAAATTTTTCGGTACAGGAGGCCACCTCTTTGGACCAGTCGACCCCACTGCTGAACTAGTCCACGAACTTGAGAGCTCAGCCCCTGCCTCTCCGTTTGACTTGGTGTCCTCTGCTCCCGCCAGAACCGAAGGAAGGTACCTATAGCTGGATCAGCCTGCTGTAGTAGCTGCAGATCAGCATAGGAGCGAGAGGGTAAGGCAGTAACAGCAGATAGGGAGGCTTGCTTGATCTCACCCCCAACAGCCGCTTGTTGTAAGGCCACAGGCACAGCCGTTCCTGGTAGTGTTTGGTCCAACGTCTGGGCGGCCGAAGTGATGGGTAGTCTTGACAGAGCGTCTGCATTTTTATTGACGCGGCCTGGGCGATACCGCACACTGTAGTCAAATGCAGACAATTCAGCAACCCAACGCTGTTCAGTCGCCCCCAGCTTAGCAGTGTCCAAGTAACTGAGGGGGTTATTGTCCATCCACACAACACATTTTTGGCCCCACAGGTATTCCCTGAATTTTTCAGTCATTGCCCACTTCATGCCGAGAAACTCCAGTTTCATCGAAgaataatttttttctgctggGTGGAGGCTTCGGCTGGCATAGGCAATGGGTCTCACTTTCCCATCCTGTTCCTGTGACAGGACGGCACCCAACCCGCTGTGACTGGCATCGACCTCTAGAATAAAAGGGAGGAAGAAATCAGCAAAGGCCAAAACAGGTGCATTCACTAGTCGGGACTTTATCCCTGGGAAGCTCTTCTCACAACTGTCCGACCAAGTTTCTCCCAGCAACACACTCTGGCCCTTGTGAGTTTTCACCCCAGTGAGTTCAGCCACCAGGCGGTGCAGTGGAGCAGCCAGTGTGAAGAACCCCTCCACAAAACGTCTGTAATAACTGGCAAAACCCAAGAAAGACCTGAGTTCAGAGACAGTAGTGGGTTTAGGCCAGTTTGCAACAGCTGAGATCTTGGTCGGGTCAGTGGACACTCCTTCCTCGGAGATATAGTGCCCCAGATATTGTACTTCCTTTTTAAAGAAGGAACACTTCTCCAGTTTGACCTTGAGTCCCTCCTGCTGTAGACGGCTCAGCACGAGGTCCAACCGGCTCAAATGTTCTCCCACACTGGAGGAAAAGACAATGATATCATCAAGATACAATAATAAAGACTGGCAATGCTGAGGCCCAAACATCCTTTCCATAAGGCGCTGGAATGTACCAGGTACATTACATAGCCCGAATGGCATTCTGTTGAATTCGAATAAGCCAAACGGGGTGCAAAAAGCAGTCTTTTGTTTATCCTCCTCAGCTACTGGTACCTGGTTATAGCCACTGATCAAGTCCATCGTGGAAAACCACTTTGCCCCAGACAGGGCATCCAGAGATTCCTCTATACGAGGAAGGGGAAAGGCATCCTTCCGTGTCTTGCTGTTTAACTGCCGGTAGTCCACGCACAGACGAAGGCTGCCGTCTTTCTTTCTGACCAGGACAATGGGGGAGGCATAGGGGCTGCTACTCTCCCTAATAACTTAGGCCTCCAGCAGCTGGTGTATATGGGCTTTAGCCGCCTCATAATCAGAAGGGGGGATGCGTCGATACCTTTGCCTTATAGGTACATCATCAAGAAGGGGAATGTTATGAGAGATAAGATTTGTACAGCCAAGATCACCctcaaaagcagaaaatacagattCATATTTTGATAGCAGGGTTCTCACTTGGACCTGTTCTGTATCTGAAAGGACAGACAAATCAAGAGCTCCAATCTGCTGTTGCACTGGGCCAACTTTGCCCTCCTGAAAATTAACCGTTGCAGTGATTCTGCCAGACTCTTCAATTACCTCGCTGACCTCTGCTGGTAGGCTCACTACCTCTGCTGTTGATAGTAACCCTAAGGGACAGCGGGGACGGAGGGTTACTGGGGAAGTGCCAACATTCACCACAGGTATAAAAGCCGTGCCTCTGGTAACCTGAACCAGGGCAGGGGAGATTAACAAGCCTTCTGGAAGGTGACTATCAGTCAGAGGCTCCAGGAGGACTGTACCGGAGGACCCAACCTGAGCAGAGCAGGTGGCAGCTACAATTTGGATAGTGCCACCCGGGATCTGGGTTGGTCTCCTACCACGAACTCTAGCTGTGCCTGTCCTTACACTAGAGGCCCTTAGTGCAGCCTGCTGGCAGAATCGCAGAGCTCGCTGCCACGGCTCTGGAGTAGCCTGCACGGTGGGATGGGTGAACATGTCAGGGCCGTACTGTTCAAAAAGCTCATCATAACAGCTACGAATGATGTTCATACCTAAAATTCCAGGGACCTCAGGGGTGGTGGTGTTCGCAGGGGGATCATTCACTACCAGTATACCTCGCTTAGGAATAATCTTCCCACACACTTCGACATCAGGCTCCCAATAACCCATATATGGGATCTGTAACCCATTAGCAGCTTTTAACTGTAACCAATGGCAAGACTGTAGTTTATCCTGAAAGTTTTCTCTAAAGAAGCTTTCTACAACAGTGGACACCATAGAACCGGTATCCAACAAGCACTTGACATCTACACCTGCCAGTTTAACTGTTACTTGGGGGCATGGGGCCATTAACCTGTCCACCACCTCATCCACAGAGCCACTGAGATCCCCTCCACATATCTGGCTCCGAACACTGGAGGGAGCTAGTTTTCCGCCTGCTGAGGGGTGCTAGTAGCTGCAGCTTGGATGCGCCCCACATTCCTGGGTTGAACAGGGACCCTCTCATTGTCACAGTCACTAGCATAGTGGCCATATTGCTGACACCGTCTACAGATTACCTGATCTCTACTAAGCCTTGACCGTGGGGGTATCTGCTTTTTAAATAGGTTCTTAGTCAGCTGATCAATCTGTTCctgctgtttttgtaacatGGCTGCCAGCTCAGCTATCTGTAAACTGGTGGAATGAAAAGGGGGGGTCGGCTTGGCTCACTTTCGAGTTTTGTAGTGCACACAGGGAAGAAACAGAGTACCTCTGATTACTGCTGTTAGCTCTACCCTCACGTTCCCACCTAATGGCGGCAGTACGGACGTCAAGCAATGACAGGCCAGCATCCTCACGCACCAACCGCTTAAGTTCCCTGCGAAGAGCAGAATCATTAACATTTTCTACAAACTGATCACGTAATAAAGCAGCAGAATTGGGCACTCGGCCAGGAGCACTAGCAACAACCTTCTCCATTAAACAAAAGAGAGCATGTGAGTATTCCTGGAATGATT
Encoded proteins:
- the LOC127534143 gene encoding basic proline-rich protein-like; its protein translation is MDPENSPPRPDRLTPPDIRQVHQTLRQLTVNYQKVLSQLTVLTGQVSQVAPDPALLVQYNQAFQDVAAIKAQLSQNIALLAQIFSSSALPAPSSPSPAPDPANTQTLTYDTSSPFWGTRLAFKPPSKKQRVPRKGDTQSPPTVEPAIERPGRQGHHTRRCRGSRDLAPSRPLFDPPPVVHMSSILLSPVSQNQTFNRTSVPHNQTQTQDTPWDIFSSCDEHSVYFNALYELWEKWREDPQDASITLGRKLAGQRPGLANHLPAYIRDFLSAPLSDPPTGSPGSQPGPVSLPPIEPPAKRPGRRRREARRHRGPPAPVPAVVDDAPPPVPVEVDDAPPPVPAEVDDAPPPVPAEVDDAPPPVPAEVDDAPPPVPAEAVDAPPPLPGTSATLKGTKVFPESRKRLCASHPAPPPEGPLDPAPPPEGPLDPAPPPEGPLAQCSVLPPEDPSDLALPPARPLCPVRPPGCPPERPLCPVRPRSRPPERPRLSVRPPGRPPERPRLSVRPPGRPPERPRLSVNPQDRPLEQSIPALPPPGRPPERSTLSVKSWPVRPPGHPLKRALRPVRSRPVPPSGRPPERSLRPTHPRPVQPTVRPPERTLRPVHPRPVQPTVRPPERTLRPVHPRPVQPTARPPERTLRPVHPRPVQPTVRPPERTLRPVHPRPVQPTVRPPERTLRPVHPRTVLPSGRPPELLSGQPSPRPALFSVQSSPQLRSAQSSPVLSFAQLSPVQSSASLSSVQSRPGLSFAQLSPVQARPFLRSAQSSPGQAFPSLSSVQSRPGLSFAQSSPGQAFPSLSPGPSSPALSSVRSSPRPALFSVQSGPVPVLPCSQFSPVQSSASLSSVQSSPQLRSAQSSPGQAFPSLSSVQSRPGLSFAQSSPGQAFPSLSPGPSSPALSSVPSSPALSSVPSSPALSSVPSSPALSSVPSSPVLLSVQSRPVQSSPVQSCSQFSPVQSSPVLPSVEFSPVQSCPQLSSVLSSPALSSVQSRPVQSSPALSSVQSRPVQSSPALSSVQSRPVQSSPALSSVLSSPVQSCSQFSPVQSSPVLP